A region from the Halichondria panicea chromosome 11, odHalPani1.1, whole genome shotgun sequence genome encodes:
- the LOC135343493 gene encoding large ribosomal subunit protein uL1-like — protein sequence MTKITREALVECVKGVLAGSQEKKRGFQETVELQISLKNYDPQKDKRFSGTVRLRHIARPKLKVCVLGDASHCDEATAKGIPCMDVAALKKLNKDKKLVKKLAKKYDAFLASDSLIKQIPRILGPGLSKAGKFPSLLTHTDSMLVKVEEVKGTIKFQMKKVLCLAVAIGHVGMSEDDLVSNINLGVNFLVSLLKKNWQNVRALYIKSTMGKPQRLY from the exons ATGAC GAAGATTACGAGAGAAGCGCTGGTCGAGTGTGTCAAAGGCGTTCTCGCTGGCTCCCAAGAAAAGAAGCGTGGCTTTCAAGAGACAGTGGAACTGCAAATCTCTCTAAAAAACTACGACCCTCAGAAGGACAAGCGTTTTAGTGGAACCGTCAG GCTGCGACATATCGCCCGCCCAAAGCTGAAGGTGTGCGTGCTGGGAGATGCTTCCCATTGTGACGAGGCCACTGCTAAGGGGATCCCGTGCATGGACGTGGCTGCCCTCAAGAAACTCAATAAAGACAAGAAATTAGTTAAGAAACTAG ccAAAAAATACGATGCCTTCCTTGCTTCTGATAGTCTCATCAAGCAGATCCCACGTATTCTGGGTCCTGGGCTCAGCAAGGCAGGGAAAttcccctccctcctcacacacacggACAGCATGTTAGTGAAGGTCGAGGAGGTCAAAGGCACCATTAAGTTCCAGATGAAAAAG GTTCTGTGTCTGGCTGTTGCCATTGGTCATGTTGGTATGTCAGAAGATGACTTGGTGTCCAACATCAACCTGGGTGTGAACTTCCTCGTCTCTCTGCTCAAGAAAAACTGGCAGAATGTGCGAGCTCTTTATATCAAGAGCACCATGGGAAAGCCACAGCGATTGTACTAG